In Patagioenas fasciata isolate bPatFas1 unplaced genomic scaffold, bPatFas1.hap1 Unplaced_3, whole genome shotgun sequence, a single window of DNA contains:
- the LOC136116107 gene encoding olfactory receptor 14J1-like, protein MSNSSSITQFLLLLFTDTRELQVLHFWLFLGIYLAALLGNGLIITTIAWDQHLHTPMYFFLLNLSLLDLGSISTTVPKTMANSLWDSRNISYTGCAAQLFFLFVFCATAEYFLLTIMSYDRYVAICKPLHYGTLLGSRACVHMAAAVWVTGFLNALLHTANTFSLPLCKDNVLGQFFCEIPEILKLSCSHSYLRELGLIVFSGSLAFICCVFILLSYVQIFRAVLRIPSEQGRHKAFSTCPPHLAVICLFASTSFFAHLKPPSISSPSLDLVVSVVYSLIPPTLNPLIYSLRNKEVKDALRKLMVGCISKIIKCSSSSL, encoded by the coding sequence atgtccaacagcagctccatcacccagttcctcctcctgctgttcacagacacacgggagctgcaggtcttgcacttctggctcttcctgggcatctacctggctgccctcctgggcaacggcctcatcatcaccaccatagcctgggaccagcacctccacacccccatgtacttcttcctgctcaacctctctctcctcgacctgggctccatctccaccactgtccccaagaccatggccaattccctctgggacagcaggaacatttcctacacaggatgtgctgcacagctcttttttttgtttgttttctgtgctacagcagaatattttcttctcaccatcatgtcctacgaccgctacgttgccatctgcaaacctctgcactacgggaccctcctgggcagcagagcttgtgtccacatggcagcagctgtctgggttactgggtttctcaatgccctgctgcacacagccaatacattttcgctACCACTCTGCAAGGacaatgtcctgggccagttcttctgtgaaatccccgagattctcaagctctcctgctcacactcctacctcagggaacttgggcttattgtgtttagtggatctttagcttttatctgctgcgttttcatcctgctgtcctatgtgcagatcttcagggccgtgctgaggatcccctctgagcagggacggcacaaagccttttccacctgcccccctcacctggctgtcatctgtctgtttgccagcacctccttttttgcccacctgaagcccccctccatctcttccccatccttggacctggtggtgtctgttgtaTACTCACTGATACCTCCAACGTTGAACCCCTTAAtttacagcctgaggaacaaggaggtcaaggatgccctgaggaaactaatggtgggatgcatttcaaaaataataaagtgttcatcatcttctctttaa